TCGCTCCTGGCTGCATCGCCAGCGGGCGTCCAATTGGCTTAAAAGAAAGCGGCCCAGGCATGAACCTGGGCCGCTTCTTCGCTGTATCTAAGGGTTTAGCTTTCGCCTGCGGAATCAGAACGGCCAAGAATGGTCTGCGGGATCCAGAAAGCCAGCGCGAAGAGGCCCAGGCAAACGGCCATCGGCCACGGGTTGTCCAAGCTCAGGAAGGACAGCGAGTAGATGGAGCCCAGGAAGAGCACGATCATGACCACGAACAGCACAATGCTTGTGCCCAGGTTGTTCTCACGTTCAATGGGGGCGCTTGTTGCGTTCTTGGACATTCGTTCCTCCTCGGCCCCGCGGGGCTCAAAAATTCTCTGGCAGTTGCGGAAGCCTCAGTAGGCGGATGAACCTTGTTCACCCTTGACGATGGCAATTCCGGAACTTGCTCCGATACGTGTTGCACCAGCAGCAATCATAGCCTGTGCATCGGCCAGGGAGCGCACTCCACCGGAGGCTTTGACCCCGAGGTCCGGTCCAACGGTCTTGCGCATCAAGGCGACGTCCTCGGCAGTTGCGCCTCCGCCATTGAAGCCGGTGGAGGTCTTCACGAAGTCCGCACCTGCTTCCACGGCCGCTTCGCAGGCGATGACCTTCTGCTCGTCGGTCAGCATGGACGTCTCGATGATGACCTTCAGGATGGCCTCACCGGCGTGGACCGTCTCGGCTACAGCCTTGATGTCGTCCACCAGTGCACCCTTGTCGTTGGCCCGGGCAGAGGCCATGTTGATCACCATGTCGATCTCGTCCGCACCATCGAGCACTGCTCCACGGGCTTCAAAAGACTTGACGTCGCTGGGCGTGGCGCCCAGCGGGAATCCGATGACCGAACACGTCAGCACACCGGAACCTTTGAGGGCCTTGGTGACGGTCTTGACCCAGACCGGGTTCACGCAGACGGACTTGAACCGGTATTCGATGGCCTCGGCGCAGACCTTGAGGACGTCTGTTTCACTGGCCTCCGGCTTCAGCAATGTGTGGTCGATGTAGGAGGCGATGTTCGCCGGGGCGACGGCTTGGTTGCTCATGGGATCCTTCCGTGCAGGGCGTGGCCGGCCCGGTGGCCGCAGGGTTGTCACTGCCCGTCAAAGGACCATCTTGCCACATGGGTTGCCTGCCGCAGGGAGGGCCTGGGTGCCGTGGAAGGCGGGCACACAGGACGGGCTAAGCCGCCATCGGGACCTGCTGATCAGAGCTGCCCCGTGTGCCCAACAGCATGCCGGAAGCGCACAACATCGCAGAAGACTCAGCGGAGAGGAGCAGACCCAGGCGGAGGCCGTCGCACGAAGCGGCGTCGCCGATCGCCCAAATGCCCGGGACGGAAGTCGCGAGGTCGCGCCCCACGGAAATGCCGCCGTCGGACGCCACCGCCAAGCCGGCGCTCTCGGCGAGGTCGTTACGGGCCGTGCGTTCCTCGGCAATGACCACGAGGTCGCCCTTCATGCTGCTGCCGTCCTCGAACAGGATGCCAGTGGCCGGCAGGTTGGAGCCCGGCGCGGCTGCGGCAGTGGAAGCAACAGGAGTTGTGGAAGCGACAGGAGTGGGTTCGGCAATCACCGCAGCGGGGCGAAGGGTGGTCCGGACGGGACGGACTCCACGGGCACGGAGGACGGCCTCTGCCTGGCCCGCGGCAGGCCCACTGCCCACCAGGATTCCGAGGGGACGGCGGCCCACCATCCTCGTGACCTCCTTGACGGCTTCACCGATGGTGGCGGCGTCGTCGATGGTGGAGTAGCTCAGGCCGGATTCGGCTCCGGCTACGGGCGGGAGGGAAGGGGCAGAACCGGTGGCGATGACCAGTTGGTCGTAGGAGAATTCCAGGCCATCCACTGTGGTGACCATTTTGGCGTCGGAGTCGATGAAGCTGGCAGGCTGCCCGAAGCGGACCGAAACCTGGGGGAGCTCGGCGAGTTCCAGCAAAGCGTCCGGGCACTCATCGCGGTTACTGAGGACGGTGATGGTTCCATCGAACGCGCGTTGCCGGGAGTCTGACCTTCCCGCAAGCCGCCGCACCAAAGCCTGGGCGGCGGGACCTGCGCCTGCGATCACGATGTGGACGGAGGGTGCGGACGGGGTGGAGGACATGTTTGGCCCTTTCGCTCAGATGACCTGCTGTTGATCATCAGCGTAGGCGGCCGGTTTTTCGCGGGTGTTTCCCCGCTGTTGCCATCTTTGGCGCATCTGAAGCGTGGTGTTTACCGGCCGGTAATAACGTACGTCACACTGGGTCTGCCGCCGGCGTCAGTATCGGCGCAGGAAC
Above is a genomic segment from Arthrobacter sp. YN containing:
- the deoC gene encoding deoxyribose-phosphate aldolase, which gives rise to MSNQAVAPANIASYIDHTLLKPEASETDVLKVCAEAIEYRFKSVCVNPVWVKTVTKALKGSGVLTCSVIGFPLGATPSDVKSFEARGAVLDGADEIDMVINMASARANDKGALVDDIKAVAETVHAGEAILKVIIETSMLTDEQKVIACEAAVEAGADFVKTSTGFNGGGATAEDVALMRKTVGPDLGVKASGGVRSLADAQAMIAAGATRIGASSGIAIVKGEQGSSAY
- a CDS encoding FAD-dependent oxidoreductase, which codes for MSSTPSAPSVHIVIAGAGPAAQALVRRLAGRSDSRQRAFDGTITVLSNRDECPDALLELAELPQVSVRFGQPASFIDSDAKMVTTVDGLEFSYDQLVIATGSAPSLPPVAGAESGLSYSTIDDAATIGEAVKEVTRMVGRRPLGILVGSGPAAGQAEAVLRARGVRPVRTTLRPAAVIAEPTPVASTTPVASTAAAAPGSNLPATGILFEDGSSMKGDLVVIAEERTARNDLAESAGLAVASDGGISVGRDLATSVPGIWAIGDAASCDGLRLGLLLSAESSAMLCASGMLLGTRGSSDQQVPMAA